The Caldicellulosiruptoraceae bacterium PP1 nucleotide sequence TGTTGTAATTATTGGTGGCGGAGTAATAGGCAATTCGCTATTAAGAGAACTTTCAAAATATGACCTAAATATTTGTTTGGTAGAAAGAAAATATGACGTTGCTGAAGGTGCATCAAAAGCAAATTCAGCAATTGTTCATGCTGGATTTGATCCCAAAGAAGGTAGTAATAAAGCAAAGTTTAATTATTTAGGAAACAGATTATTTAAGGATATTTGTGAAGAATTAGATGTTGAATATAAAATGGTAGGATCATTGGTTCTTGCATTTACAGACCATGAAGTATCTATTTTAGAAAAACTTATGGAACAAGGGAAGAAAAATGGTGTTGAAGGATTAGAAATAAAAGATAAAGATTGGGTTTTACAAAAAGAACCAAATTTAAATAAAGAAATCAAAAAGGCATTATATGCACCTTTTTCAGGAATTACTTGTCCATATAAGCTAACCATTGCATTATTTGAAAATGCTATTCAAAATGGTGCACAAGTAATTTTTGGATTTGATGTCATTAATATTACTAAAACTAATGACCAGTTTTATATTACTTCAAAAGATGGTAGAACTTTAAGAAGTAAAATTGTAGTAAATTGTGCTGGGTTGTATTCAGATTTTATAAACAACTTAGTTAATGAAGAAAAAATTGAGATACATCCAAGAAAAGGTGAGTACTATATTCTTGATAAAAGACAATATGGACTTGTTAATAGTGTAATATTCCAAGTGCCAACAGAAAAAGGGAAAGGTATATTGGTTTCTCCGACAGTTGATGGAAATATACTAATCGGTCCAAACTCAAATTATGTTGAAGACAAAGAAGATACTTCAACAACTAAACATGGGCTAAAAGAGGTTTTAGAACATGCTAAATTATCTGTTCCTAATATTAACTTAAAAGATGTAATAACAATTTTTGCAGGTAATAGAGCAACCCCAAATACGCATGATTTTATAATTGGTGAGTCAAAATCAACATCTGGATTTTTTAATGCTGCAGGGATTGAATCTCCAGGCTTAACTTCATCTTATGCTATTGCAACATATCTTTCAAATTTGATTGTTGAAAAGCTAAAAGCCAAAAATAATGAAAAGTTTAATCCAATAAGAAAAGATATTGAAAAAATATCTACAATGGATTATGAAAAGATAGATGAATTGATAAAGAAAAATAAAAGTTTTGGGAAGATTGTATGTAGATGTGAACAGGTAAGTGAATATGAAATAATCGAAGCAATAAATCGCGGAGCTACTAATATAGATGCTATTAAAAGAAGAACAAGAGCAGGTATGGGAAGATGTCAAGGTGGATTCTGTTCTCCCAAAATAATAGACATTTTATCAAATAAACTAAACATACCCAAAGAAGAGGTTACAAAGTTTGGAGGAAATTCAAAAATTCTTTACAAGAGTCGAATGGAGGATTAGCTTAAATGAAAGAATTATTTTATGATGTTGTAGTAATTGGTGGTGGTCCTGCAGGATTAGCTGCTGCTATATCAAGTTATGATGCCAATAATAATTTAAAAGTAGCATTAATTGAAAGAGATTCATATTTAGGTGGCATATTAAATCAATGCATTCATAATGGGTTTGGACTACATTATTTTAAAGAGGAATTAACAGGGCCTGAATATGCAGAAAGGTTTATAAATGAAATAAATATAAGAAACATAGATATATATTTAAATACCTTTGTAGTTAATATGAATGCTGAAAAAAAGCTAACCTGTATTAATCAAGATGGAATACTGAAAATTAATGCAAAATCAATTATCCTTTCAATGGGTTGCCGTGAAAGAACAAGAGGAGCAATTCAAATAC carries:
- a CDS encoding NAD(P)/FAD-dependent oxidoreductase, producing the protein MLLDVVIIGGGVIGNSLLRELSKYDLNICLVERKYDVAEGASKANSAIVHAGFDPKEGSNKAKFNYLGNRLFKDICEELDVEYKMVGSLVLAFTDHEVSILEKLMEQGKKNGVEGLEIKDKDWVLQKEPNLNKEIKKALYAPFSGITCPYKLTIALFENAIQNGAQVIFGFDVINITKTNDQFYITSKDGRTLRSKIVVNCAGLYSDFINNLVNEEKIEIHPRKGEYYILDKRQYGLVNSVIFQVPTEKGKGILVSPTVDGNILIGPNSNYVEDKEDTSTTKHGLKEVLEHAKLSVPNINLKDVITIFAGNRATPNTHDFIIGESKSTSGFFNAAGIESPGLTSSYAIATYLSNLIVEKLKAKNNEKFNPIRKDIEKISTMDYEKIDELIKKNKSFGKIVCRCEQVSEYEIIEAINRGATNIDAIKRRTRAGMGRCQGGFCSPKIIDILSNKLNIPKEEVTKFGGNSKILYKSRMED